The Listeria swaminathanii genome segment CGTACAGAAGACTTGAAAATTGATACTTACCGCGCAACTGGTGCCGGTGGACAGCATATCAATACAACCGACTCCGCTGTTCGGATGACACATATTCCGTCTGGGATTGTCGTAACATGTCAATCAGAACGTTCACAACTTAAAAACCGTGAACAAGCAATGAAAATGTTAAAAACGAAGCTATATCAAAAAGAACAAGAAGAAAAAGAACGCGAGCTAGCAGAAATTCGTGGAGAACAAAAAGAAATTGGTTGGGGAAGCCAAATTCGTTCGTATGTTTTCCACCCTTACTCCATGGTGAAAGATCATCGCACAAGTTACGAAACCGGTAATATTCAAGCGGTAATGGATGGAGATTTAGACGACTTTATCAATGCATATTTGCGTTCTAGGATTGGATAAAACAGATGGCAAATAAAAGAAAGAAACAACCATTATCCCCATTTGTTTCTAAATTAATTGAGTATGTTTATGTCATTATTGGTGCAGCTCTAATTGCACTGGCTTTCAATGTTTTGCTTCTCCCAAATCATGTTGCTTCTGGCGGCGTGAGCGGGATAAGTACAATCATCAACTATTTAACGGGTTGGAACCCTGCTTTTATTCAGTGGGCATTTAATATTCCTTTATTTCTTGCTGGATTATTCTTTTTAGGGTATCAATTTGGTTTGAAAACATTCGTTGGCACAATGCTTCTGCCATTCTTTGTGTATTTAACGCAAGGTTTAGAACCGTGGACACATGAACCACTAGTTGCTGCTTTATTTGGCGGCGTACTCGTTGGAATGGGACTCGGCATCGTTTTTCGAGGCAAAGCATCCACTGGCGGTACCGACGTAGCTGCACAAATTTTGCATAAATACTCCCATTTAACATTGGGAATTTGTGTGGCTTTAATTGACGGATTTGTCGTTATTTCTGCGATGTTTGTTTTTGATATTGAATCAGGACTGTATGCACTTGTTGGGCTTTTTGCTACAAGTAAAACGATTGATTTGGTACAAGTTGGCCTTAATCAGTCGAAAACAGTTTTTATCATTTCGGAAAATCAGGAAGCTATTCGCCAAGCAATTCTGTTTAAAATCGATCGCGGTATTACGCGCCTTTCTGCAAAAGGTGGATATACAGAAGATGACAAGCAAATTTTGTTATGTGTCATCGCCCAAAGTGAATTTTCAAGATTAAAAGAAGTAATAAAAGAAATTGATCCAGAGGCTTTTGTTGTCGTAATGAGCGCCAGCGAAGTAATGGGTGAAGGTTTTACGTCATGAAAAAGTGCTATTTCCTAACTTTTTAGTCAGGAAATGGCACTTTTTTTAAGTTTTTAGGGCTGGTTTTTGACAATTATATGACAAAAAAGTTTAGCCTAGTAGTAGACTTTGGGCTATTTTAGTTGAATTGGTCTATTCCGGTAGCGCGAACTGTAATGATTTTTAATGTGCCTGTAATGTTATTTAGGGTAAAAACAAGTTACAATGTTAGCAGTAGAAAAGACCAACGAGGGTTCTTTTTTATTTTGTCTCAATTGGGACAAAACTAAAAGCAAATATAAATTAGAAATTGACGTAATAATTGTATTTCCTATTACAATAATCGAGATATTGTCACACCCTGAAATATAATTGTAATGCAATTAACCTATAGATGAAAAACTGTCATGGTATAATTAAGCTTATGTTGTGAGTTTAGATTCGTACCTGCAAACAGCTCATCTTCATGGTTACCATGCATTACCTAAAATGTAACTCAGTAGAAAGGCATAGTAAGGTGATAAAATGATATTAATGGAAGATGTTTATAAGAAATACCCTAACGGCATAACTGCTGCTAATGGACTTAACATTAACATTGGCGAAGGGGAATTTGTTTATGTAGTAGGTCCGAGTGGTGCTGGTAAATCTACCTTCATCAAAATGATTTACAGAGAAGAACGAGCGACAAAAGGCAAAATCGTCGTAGACAAATTTGATTTGGTTAATATGAAAAATCGTGAAATCCCATATCTGCGTCGTAACGTAGGCGTGGTATTCCAAGATTACAAATTACTCCAAAGCAAAACAGTTTATGAAAACATTGCTTATGCGATGGAAGTGGTTGAAACTGAGCCATCCATAATTAAAGAACGTGTTATGGAAGTGCTTGATTTAGTCAACCTCAAGCATAAAGTAAGAATGTTGCCGGATGAACTTTCCGGTGGTGAGCAACAGCGGATATCCATTGCCCGCTCGATTGCCAATATGCCTAAAGTATTAATAGCAGATGAACCGACCGGTAACCTGGATCCTGATACTTCATGGGAAATCATGAACATCCTTGAAGAAATAAGCAATCGCGGAACAACCATCGTGATGGCAACCCACAACAAAGAAATTGTTAACACATTGAAACACCGGGTAGTCGCTATCGAGAATGGAAGAATTGTTCGAGATGAGCAGCAAGGAGAATATGGCTATGAAATTTAGGACTGTAGGAAGACATATAAGAGAAAGTTTTAAGAGCCTTTACCGGAATGGTTGGATGACCTTTGCAGCAGCGAGTGCAGTAACAGTAACACTTATCTTAGTCAGCGTGTTTTTTGCAATATTGATCAACATGAACAAGCTTGCAACTGATGTAGAAAACAATGTACAAATTAACGTACATATTTCTCTAAGCGCAGACAAGAAACAGCAGCAAGAACTTGAGAAAAACATTGAGAAGATTGATGGAGTTGATAGTGTCAGCTTTTCTTCTAAAGATGATGAATTGAAGAAATTAGTTGGTGCGTACGGCAAAAACTTCGAATTGTTTAAACAAGATAATCCACTATATGACGTCTTCGTTGTAGAAGCTAAAGAGCCGACACAAACGAAGGAAATTGCTAAAAAAATAGAAAAATTACAGTACGTAGATAATGTAGAATATGGTGAGAAAACAGTCGACAAATTGTTTGATACCTTGAAATGGGGACGATATGCTGGTATTATACTAAGCATTGGCTTATTATTAACAGCAATGTTCTTAATATCAAACACAATCAAGATTGCCATTTTCTCCCGTCGTAGAGAAATAGAAATAATGAAATTAGTAGGGGCGACCAACTGGTTCATACGCTGGCCTTTCGTTTTAGAAGGAGCTTGGCTAGGATTAATTGGCTCGATTATACCAGTTGTATTAACATTCATAGGTTATGTGAATATTTACAACTTGATTAATCCGAAGTTAGTGACTAGCTCACTATCACTTCTGCCACCAACACCATTTGCCTATCAAATTAGTGGCTTGATTATTGCAATCGGCGTACTAATCGGGATTTGGGGAAGCGTAATATCTATCCGCAGATTCTTGAAAGTCTAACAAAGAAAATTACTTAAATCGAAATAAAAATAATCTAAAAGAAAAAGCTAGGGAGCTTTTTAGGAGGTAAACTTTTTGAAAAAGAATACGTTTATTGCGATCTCACTCGCAGCAGTTATCAGTTTAACACCGGCCTTTACCACAAATGTTTCTGCCGACGTGAATACAGACATTCAAAATCAAGATAAAAAAATCAACGACATCAAGTCTAAGAAAACAGATTTACAATCAGATCTTTCTGGTTTAGTAGCAGACCTTGAGAAAGCTCAAGAAAAAGCTAAATCTTTACAAGGAGATTTTGATCAAACTGGTAAAGAGCTTAAAAAACTTAATGAAGATATTAAAAGTATCAATGAACGTATTAAAGAACGCGAAACAGTTTTAAAAGACCGTGCTCGTGCAATGCAAAAAACTTCTAATTCTAACGCTTATCTTGAAGTAATCTTAGAAGCAGAAAACCTTTCCGACTTAGTTGGTCGTGTTTCTGCAGTTAACCAATTAGTTGAATCTGATAAAACTATTTTAGAAGATCAACAAAATGATGAAAAAGCTTTAAAAACAAAACAAACTGCTGTTAAGAAAAAACAAGAAGAACAAGCAACAGCAATTCATGAATACGAAACAGAACAAAATAAAATCGAAGCACAAAAAGCTGAAAAAGAAGCAATCGTTGCTCAACTAGCTTCTGAACAAGCAACAGCTGAAAACGAAAAAGCTGGTCTTGTAAATGCAGCAAAAGCAGCGTCTGAACGCGCAACTGCTTTACGTGCAGCAACATCTTCAAACGTTGGAGAATCAAATTCTTCTTCTAGCAAAAAAACTTCAACAACTGTAGAAGCAGCTAGTAACGATGCAGCACCAACAAATGTAGCACCATCAAGCGGTGGAGGATACTCCTCAATGATGGCTGCAGCAAGTGCGCAACTTGGAAAACCTTATAGCCTTGGAGCAAGCGGTCCAAGCGCGTTTGACTGCTCTGGATTTACTTCTTATGCATTCCGCGCAGCTGGCGTTTCTCTCCCAAGAACTTCTGGTGGACAATATGCAGCAGCTTCAAAAATCAGTGCTAGTCAAGCAAAACCTGGTGATTTAGTATTCTTTAACTACGGAAGCGGAATTGCTCACGTTGGAATTTACGTTGGTGGCGGTCAAATGATTAATGCGCAAAACAATGGCGTTAAATATGACAACATCACTAGCGGTTACTGGGCTAAATATCTTGTAGGATATGGCCGTGTAGCTAACTTCTAATAATTATTGAAAAGTTAAAAAGCACCTTTGTCATTTTAAACAAAGGTGCTTTTTTATATGGAACAGTAAAGGGAATTATGAAGTTCCTAGTCAAATAGATAATAGAAAAGGAGCTTAATATGCTAAAAAAATATGGGGTAGCAACAGCACTTAGCCTATTGATTATTGCCGCACCATTGAGCGGTGCGCACGCAGAGAGCATCAATGATATGCAAAAGCGTCAAAATGAAATCGAACAAAAAAAATCAGAAATCGATAAAAACATAGACTCAAAAAACTCAGAATTAAACCATTTAGAAAGTGCCGAAAAAGACGCTGCTAAAGAATTAGAATCACTTTTAAAAAGTATTGATGAAACTAATAAGAAACTAAAAGAGCAAGAAGGCAAAGTGGACTCTGAAAATGAGAAACTAAAGCAATTAAAAAAAGAAATGGAAAAATTACGCAACGATATTCGCGACCGTCAAAAAGTGCTTGATAATAGAGCACGCGCTATCCAAACAACTGGAACAGCAACTGCTTATTTAGATATGATTTTTGAAGCGAATGATTTTAAAGAACTTATCGACCGTGTGACCGTTGTATCAGCAATTGTAAAAGCGGACCAAGATATTATGCAAGATCAAAAAGATGACCAAGACAAACTAAAAGTAGCAGAAACAACTTCCGAGAAAAAGCTCGAAAACTTAAAAGTACTTGCAGTAGAGTTGGAAGTTTCGAAAAACAATATGGAAAGTCAAAAACAAGAAAAAAATGACTTAGTAATGGCACTCGCAAATAAAAAAGATCTAACGAAGAGTGAACAAACTCTTTTAGCTAGTGAACAAGGTGCGCTTACAGACGAAGAAAAACGACTTGCTTCAAATATCGCTGGTGAAAAAGCTAAACAAGAAGCAGCAATCAAGGCAGCGGAAGAAAAACGTATGCAAGAAGCCGCATCAAGCGCTAACAATTCCACTGCTATAAACAATTCAGGTTCAGGATCAAGTGGATCAACAGAAACAGTTGATTCCGGCGGCGGTGGTGGTCAATTTATTAAACCAGCGTCCGGAATTTTAACATCCGGATTTAGCGAACGAACCAACCCAGTAACTGGTAAATATGAATCCCACAAAGGGCAAGATATTGCAGGTGGCGGTACAATTACGGTTTCAGCTGCAGCATCAGGAACCGTTGTGTTTTCTGGATTTGGAGCATCGGGTAGTGGTTTCGGCGGCTATGGTTACGTTGTTAAAATTGACCACGGTAATGGTTACCAAACACTATACGGACATATGCGCGCAGGTAGCTTAAAAGTAGTTACAGGTCAACGGGTTTCCCAAGGCCAACCAATTGGTATTATGGGATCAACCGGCCAATCAACTGGTCAACATCTTCATTTTGAAATTCACAAAAATGGTGTTCCAGTTAATCCGGCACCATATCTTTAAATTTTAAAAACCATTGGCACTTAGTCAATGGTTTTTTCATGGATAGAAGCGAACTGCAATAGGCTAAATGGCGATTTTATGATATGATACTACTATCAGTTTGTGTAAGAAAAGGGGGAACACAATGGGACTGTTGGCTTATCTATTAGTGATTTTGCTAATTTTAAATGTATTCTTTGCGGCAGTGACGGTCTTCTTAGAAAGACGCGATACATCCGCCACTTGGGCTTGGTTGCTGGTCTTAACTTTTGTTCCGATATTTGGTTTCATTATTTACTTGATTTTTGGGAGAAAACTATCTGGGAAAAAGATTTTTGATTGGAAGGGACAAGAAAAAATTGGGATTCAGGAATCTACAGCCAATCAAATAGAAATGATACGGCAAAAAGAATTTCCGTTTAGTGATCCGAATGTGAAAAAGCATCGTGATTTAATTTATTTATTACTCGTTAATGATGGTGCTATTTTAACGCAAGACAATGAAGTGGAGCTTTTTGTGGATGGTCACGAAAAATTCGACGCGTTAATTGCTGACATCGAAAAAGCGAAAGATCACATACATATAATTTACTATATTTTCCATTCCGACGAACTTGGCAATCGCTTAATGCGCGTGCTTGAAAGAAAAGCAGCAGAAGGATTAAATGTTAAAATTATTTATGATGCAATGGGATCAAGAACGACAAAAAAATCATTTTTCCGTACGTTTGAAAAAAATGGTGGTTTAGTCAGACCGTTTTTCCCATCAAAACTACCACTAATTAATTTCCGACTTAACTATCGAAATCACCGAAAATTAGCGATAATTGATGGAGATGTTGGTTATATTGGTGGATTTAATATTGGTGATGAGTACCTCGGGGCATCGAAAAAATTTGGTTACTGGCGAGATACACATTTACGCGTGCATGGAAAAGCTGTTTATGCGATGCAAACTCGCTTTATTATGGACTGGAACTCGGCATCATCGACACATAAAATTGACTACAAAGCGAGATATTTCCCTACGTTTCACGGGAAAGGTCACACAAGTATGCAAATTGTTTCGAGTGGCCCAGATTCCGAATGGCAACAAATTAAAAATGGTTACATTAAAATGATTAATGCCGCCAAAAAAACAATTTACTTACAGTCGCCTTATTTTATTCCCGATGCGAGCTTGCTTGAAGCAATCAAAATTGCCGCACTTTCTGGAGTAGATGTACGGGTGATGATTCCAAATAAACCAGACCATGCTTTTGTTTACCGGGCAACAACGAACTATGCCGGCGAATTAATGGAAACTGGTGCAAAAATCTTTATTTATGATAATGGCTTTATTCACGCAAAAACACTCGTTGTGGATGGTGAAATTGCTTCAGTTGGAACAGCTAATATGGACTTCCGTAGTTTCCGCCTTAATTTTGAAGTCAATGCCTTTATTTATGAAAAGCAAATGGTGCAAAAATTAGAAGATGCCTTTTTAGAAGATATTTTGAAATCGTATCAACTGACACCAGAATTATATGCAAAACGGTCCTTATGGATCAAATTCAAAGAAGCGGTAAGCCGACTATTATCGCCTATATTATAGAAGTATTAAAGAAAGCTGGTGTAGAAAATGAATGTTTTTGTTGAGATATTAAATGGAATAGGTAGACTGCTTCTACAACCAGCATTATATGTAGGAATTATTTTAGTGATAATGGCTGGTTTTAACCGAGTGAAGTGGGAACGAAAATCATTCAGTATAAGTATATACTCGCCTTGGCTAGAATTGAAAAATTTCTTCGGGTTGAGTTTGTTATTCGGATTAGCGATTTCCGTTGTTACGGCATTCATTGGATTTGGCGTTATGCTCGAATGGGTGGCCATTTTTAATGCAGTAGCTTGTTTCTTATTAATTGTTGGGATGTTCCGATTAAGTTCGACGGCTTTTACAATCGGGATTACGAGTTTAATCTTTTATTTCTGCTATTATTTTGATGTAAATTTAGCGCCATTTAATAATATAGCATTTACGTATGACTCACTTTATATTGATAATTTTATGGTTTCGATGACGTTTTTACTTGCACTCTTATTGTTTATTGAAGCATTCTTAATTCAATATACAAGCGCAAAAAATCCGTCACCTTCACTTCGGAAAAGTAAACGTGGCAAATTAGTTGGTTCATTTCAATTAAGAAAATTATGGTTTGTGCCAATAGTTATGTTTATACCAGGAGATGTATTTACGAAAATTTTCGAATGGTGGCCAGTTTTCGCAATTGGTTCGCAGTCTTATTCACTAATTATTTTACCGTTATTTATCGGTTTCCAACAGCAAGTGCAAGGACAACTTCCAGAAGAAGCTAGTCGAAAAACAGCTGTGCAAGTTACGACACTAGCGACAATCATTGCGGTAGCCGGTTTAATCGGAATCGTGATGCCAGTACTTACATTATTCGCCTTCATGCTTGCGGTTATTGGTCGCTTTTGGATTTCCTATCGTCAGTACCGTTCAGAAAAATTATTACCGAAAAAATTTGGTCCACAAGCTGATGGGCTTGTCATTCTAGGGGCTCGCGCAGCAACGCCATCTGCACGCTTAAACTTAAAAGCTGGCGAAAAAATCACAGAAGTTAACAGTCAACCCGTTCATACGCGCGAAGAACTATACGAAGCGCTTAACTTGAACCGCGCGTTTTGTAAGTTAAAAGTAATTGATATTGACGGGGAACCACGTTTTGAACAAACAGCACTTTATGAGAATGAATCATTTGAGCTTGGTTTATTATTAGTTGAACCGAGATAATTTTTAGGGCACCAGTGTTGTTGGAAAGCAGCATTGGTGTTTTAAGTTTTTGTAAAGATAAGATTAATATAAAGGCATTTCTACCCGAAAAAGGTTAATTCATGCTATATTTTAGATAAAAGGGTTACATAAAGAAGGGATGGGAAGTACGTTGGTAAAAATTCTTGTAGTTGATGATGAGGCTTCTATTGTTACCTTGCTGCAATTTAATATCGAAAAAGCTGGATTTGATGTGGTGACAGCGGAGGATGGCAGGACTGGGTATGAACTTGCTTTATCCGAAAAACCAGATTTAATCGTACTAGATTTAATGCTTCCTGAGATGGACGGAATCGAAGTAACGAAAAAACTTCGTCAAGATAAAGTAAACGTGCCAATTTTAATGTTAACAGCAAAAGATGAAGAATTAGATAAAATTATCGGGCTAGAACTTGGAGCAGATGATTATATGACTAAACCATTTAGCCCAAGGGAAGTAGTCGCGCGGATTAAAGCCATTTTGCGCCGAACAGAAGGAAAAGCAGAAATCATCGAAGAATTAACAGAAGACGTGGAAGCAACGATACTAATTGGCGATTTGAAAATTTTGCCAGATAGTTATGAAGTGTATTTGCAAGATGATTTACTTGATTTAACACCGAAAGAATTTGAGTTATTATTATTCCTTGCGAACCATCGCGGCAAAGTTTTCTCAAGAGATCAATTGCTGGATACCGTATGGAATTATGATTACGTCGGCGAAACGCGAATTGTCGACGTCCATGTCAGCCATTTACGCGATAAAATCGAAATAGACACCAAACAGCCAAAATACATCAAAACAATTCGTGGCTTTG includes the following:
- a CDS encoding YitT family protein translates to MANKRKKQPLSPFVSKLIEYVYVIIGAALIALAFNVLLLPNHVASGGVSGISTIINYLTGWNPAFIQWAFNIPLFLAGLFFLGYQFGLKTFVGTMLLPFFVYLTQGLEPWTHEPLVAALFGGVLVGMGLGIVFRGKASTGGTDVAAQILHKYSHLTLGICVALIDGFVVISAMFVFDIESGLYALVGLFATSKTIDLVQVGLNQSKTVFIISENQEAIRQAILFKIDRGITRLSAKGGYTEDDKQILLCVIAQSEFSRLKEVIKEIDPEAFVVVMSASEVMGEGFTS
- the ftsE gene encoding cell division ATP-binding protein FtsE, with product MILMEDVYKKYPNGITAANGLNINIGEGEFVYVVGPSGAGKSTFIKMIYREERATKGKIVVDKFDLVNMKNREIPYLRRNVGVVFQDYKLLQSKTVYENIAYAMEVVETEPSIIKERVMEVLDLVNLKHKVRMLPDELSGGEQQRISIARSIANMPKVLIADEPTGNLDPDTSWEIMNILEEISNRGTTIVMATHNKEIVNTLKHRVVAIENGRIVRDEQQGEYGYEI
- the ftsX gene encoding permease-like cell division protein FtsX, yielding MKFRTVGRHIRESFKSLYRNGWMTFAAASAVTVTLILVSVFFAILINMNKLATDVENNVQINVHISLSADKKQQQELEKNIEKIDGVDSVSFSSKDDELKKLVGAYGKNFELFKQDNPLYDVFVVEAKEPTQTKEIAKKIEKLQYVDNVEYGEKTVDKLFDTLKWGRYAGIILSIGLLLTAMFLISNTIKIAIFSRRREIEIMKLVGATNWFIRWPFVLEGAWLGLIGSIIPVVLTFIGYVNIYNLINPKLVTSSLSLLPPTPFAYQISGLIIAIGVLIGIWGSVISIRRFLKV
- a CDS encoding C40 family peptidase; this translates as MKKNTFIAISLAAVISLTPAFTTNVSADVNTDIQNQDKKINDIKSKKTDLQSDLSGLVADLEKAQEKAKSLQGDFDQTGKELKKLNEDIKSINERIKERETVLKDRARAMQKTSNSNAYLEVILEAENLSDLVGRVSAVNQLVESDKTILEDQQNDEKALKTKQTAVKKKQEEQATAIHEYETEQNKIEAQKAEKEAIVAQLASEQATAENEKAGLVNAAKAASERATALRAATSSNVGESNSSSSKKTSTTVEAASNDAAPTNVAPSSGGGYSSMMAAASAQLGKPYSLGASGPSAFDCSGFTSYAFRAAGVSLPRTSGGQYAAASKISASQAKPGDLVFFNYGSGIAHVGIYVGGGQMINAQNNGVKYDNITSGYWAKYLVGYGRVANF
- a CDS encoding murein hydrolase activator EnvC family protein gives rise to the protein MLKKYGVATALSLLIIAAPLSGAHAESINDMQKRQNEIEQKKSEIDKNIDSKNSELNHLESAEKDAAKELESLLKSIDETNKKLKEQEGKVDSENEKLKQLKKEMEKLRNDIRDRQKVLDNRARAIQTTGTATAYLDMIFEANDFKELIDRVTVVSAIVKADQDIMQDQKDDQDKLKVAETTSEKKLENLKVLAVELEVSKNNMESQKQEKNDLVMALANKKDLTKSEQTLLASEQGALTDEEKRLASNIAGEKAKQEAAIKAAEEKRMQEAASSANNSTAINNSGSGSSGSTETVDSGGGGGQFIKPASGILTSGFSERTNPVTGKYESHKGQDIAGGGTITVSAAASGTVVFSGFGASGSGFGGYGYVVKIDHGNGYQTLYGHMRAGSLKVVTGQRVSQGQPIGIMGSTGQSTGQHLHFEIHKNGVPVNPAPYL
- the cls gene encoding cardiolipin synthase codes for the protein MGLLAYLLVILLILNVFFAAVTVFLERRDTSATWAWLLVLTFVPIFGFIIYLIFGRKLSGKKIFDWKGQEKIGIQESTANQIEMIRQKEFPFSDPNVKKHRDLIYLLLVNDGAILTQDNEVELFVDGHEKFDALIADIEKAKDHIHIIYYIFHSDELGNRLMRVLERKAAEGLNVKIIYDAMGSRTTKKSFFRTFEKNGGLVRPFFPSKLPLINFRLNYRNHRKLAIIDGDVGYIGGFNIGDEYLGASKKFGYWRDTHLRVHGKAVYAMQTRFIMDWNSASSTHKIDYKARYFPTFHGKGHTSMQIVSSGPDSEWQQIKNGYIKMINAAKKTIYLQSPYFIPDASLLEAIKIAALSGVDVRVMIPNKPDHAFVYRATTNYAGELMETGAKIFIYDNGFIHAKTLVVDGEIASVGTANMDFRSFRLNFEVNAFIYEKQMVQKLEDAFLEDILKSYQLTPELYAKRSLWIKFKEAVSRLLSPIL
- a CDS encoding S1C family serine protease, encoding MNVFVEILNGIGRLLLQPALYVGIILVIMAGFNRVKWERKSFSISIYSPWLELKNFFGLSLLFGLAISVVTAFIGFGVMLEWVAIFNAVACFLLIVGMFRLSSTAFTIGITSLIFYFCYYFDVNLAPFNNIAFTYDSLYIDNFMVSMTFLLALLLFIEAFLIQYTSAKNPSPSLRKSKRGKLVGSFQLRKLWFVPIVMFIPGDVFTKIFEWWPVFAIGSQSYSLIILPLFIGFQQQVQGQLPEEASRKTAVQVTTLATIIAVAGLIGIVMPVLTLFAFMLAVIGRFWISYRQYRSEKLLPKKFGPQADGLVILGARAATPSARLNLKAGEKITEVNSQPVHTREELYEALNLNRAFCKLKVIDIDGEPRFEQTALYENESFELGLLLVEPR
- a CDS encoding response regulator transcription factor produces the protein MVKILVVDDEASIVTLLQFNIEKAGFDVVTAEDGRTGYELALSEKPDLIVLDLMLPEMDGIEVTKKLRQDKVNVPILMLTAKDEELDKIIGLELGADDYMTKPFSPREVVARIKAILRRTEGKAEIIEELTEDVEATILIGDLKILPDSYEVYLQDDLLDLTPKEFELLLFLANHRGKVFSRDQLLDTVWNYDYVGETRIVDVHVSHLRDKIEIDTKQPKYIKTIRGFGYKMENVK